The sequence GATTCTGAAATACAGGATTCAATCTCCTCTGAATTCGATAAGATCGAGTTCCCAGATCCTAAGATCGTCAACGAAAACCAGCTGATGGTTTCTGAGTATTATGGTCTCCCATGTAGCCCCTTGGACTCCCAGAGCTCTGAGAGCTTGGCCACTTCAGAGACTGGTAATCAGCTTAGTTCCAACATTGGTGGTGGTGCTGCTGATGTGGTGGAAAGCTTCTCAACAGGTAGCCTGGATTCCCTTGAAGTTCAGAAGAGTGATACTCCTCCGAGCAGCGTTTCGACTAATGGGTCTCCCTCTGCTTCGATTCCTAGAAGTTTTCAATCCACTGATACTGCAGGAGCTACAAAATCTGCAGATGAGGAGCACCAATCTCCTGTGAAAGAGAAAGGAACAGAGGTCGGAGAGGCCGATAGTGAAGCCTCAAGTGGAGTGACAAGCGGCAAAGTTTCGAAACCTCTAGTCAGTGTAAACATTGAACCAGAGCCAACGATGGTGCAGCAGGATATTGTTGACATGTACATGAAAAGCATGCAGCAATTTACAGAGTCTTTGGCAAAGATGAAGCTCCCTCTGGACATTGACAATGAGTCTACCAACTTGGGAACTCCAACTCCCAAGTCAAACTCCGATCAGAAATCACCAGCTTCGAAGGGCACTGGCTCCAGAGTGTTTTATGGGAGTAGGGCTTTCTTCTGAACTTTGAGTTGGGTCAGTTTGATGGATACACAGGTGACTTAGATTTTAGAATCAAAcactagtagtagtagtagtagcaaGCTTTGTACTTCAGTTTGTAGTGGAACCTTACTTTACCTTACTTTTGTATGCTGGAATTCTCCAGGTGACGGGGAAACATCACTTGTATCTGTTGTTACGAACTTTGTTCTTATCACAGTTGCTGTCAGTATGTATTTGATTAGTCTGTCATCATCTTTCCTACCTTTTCTGATGATTTGGTTACTTTTGCATTATCTGGATTGTTATTTGTTTTGATTCAGAAACGTTTAAACCAAATTCTGCATATCGAAATACTTCCACTTGGATCCTGAAACTCCAGTTCAAATGATTATGAATGTCTTAAATCCATCTAAGCTATGATGGCTCACAT is a genomic window of Macadamia integrifolia cultivar HAES 741 chromosome 13, SCU_Mint_v3, whole genome shotgun sequence containing:
- the LOC122058944 gene encoding uncharacterized protein LOC122058944, giving the protein MASSKSFVSLYENSPVVGEPFSQRRGLALQNSGSLSVGNGVHEREAVVADSEGFIGVLEVYVHQARDIHNICIYHKQDVYAKLCLTSNPEITVSTKIINGGGRNPVFNDNLQLKVRTLESSLKCEVWMLSRVKNYLEDQLLGFALVPLSDVLVGNGKLAQEFSLSSTDLFHSPAGFVELALSYSGASPDVLAIPSPVASANAKTANAPDSEIQDSISSEFDKIEFPDPKIVNENQLMVSEYYGLPCSPLDSQSSESLATSETGNQLSSNIGGGAADVVESFSTGSLDSLEVQKSDTPPSSVSTNGSPSASIPRSFQSTDTAGATKSADEEHQSPVKEKGTEVGEADSEASSGVTSGKVSKPLVSVNIEPEPTMVQQDIVDMYMKSMQQFTESLAKMKLPLDIDNESTNLGTPTPKSNSDQKSPASKGTGSRVFYGSRAFF